The Phycisphaerae bacterium region GACCTGTCCGAAGTCGGCATCAGGGAGGCCACCGAAGCCGGCGCGGTGCTCAAAAAGGAAGGCTACACGTTCGACGTGGCCTACACCTCGGTCCTCAAGCGGGCCATTCGCACGCTTTGGATGACCCTCGACCAGATGGATCTGATGTGGATTCCGGCCTACCGCTCTTGGCGGCTCAACGAGCGGCACTACGGCGCCCTTCAGGGCCTGAACAAGGCCGAGACGGCCGCTAAGTTCGGCGAAGACCAGGTCAAGATCTGGCGCCGCTCGTATGATACGCCGCCACCGCCGCTAGAGAAGACCGATCCCCGGTACCCCGGCGCCGACCGCCGGTACGCGGACCTGACCGAGGGCGCCCTGCCGCTCACCGAGTGTCTCAAGGATACCGTCGCCCGGTTCCTGCCCTATTGGCATGACGTCATCGCTCCGACAGTCAGACTCGGCAAGAGGGTACTTATCGCCGCCCACGGCAACAGCCTCCGGGCCCTGGTCAAGTACCTGGATAACATCAGCGATCAGGCCATCGTCGAGCTGAACATTCCGACCGGCATGCCCCTGGTCTACGAGCTGGACAAGGAACTCAAGCCGATCAAGAGCTACTATCTCGGCGACCCCGACAAGGTGAAGGCCGCAATGGCCGCCGTAGCCGCCCAGGGCAAGGTCAAGAAGTAGCCGCGCAGTCTGCCTCGGCCTCGGGATCTCTCGAGGGCCCGGCTCTGGACGTGCTGCCGTATGAACGCGCCGATGGCTCGGCGTTGGGCGCGTCTCTTCGGAGCTCGTTTCGGCTGCCCGCTGGGGGGCTTCGTTGTCGCGGGGTCCGGTTGGGGTGGCGGAGCATCACGGATACAAATGGGGCGCCAGATGAGCTGTCCCCAGCGAGTGTACGACCCGCTGGTTTCGGGAAGGCCCTCCATTTGTCCGCAAGTCCCGGACGATCCGGGGCCGTTGCTCCTGCCTTCTTCGACCTGGATACTCGCCCGGCTCGTCTGCGGTCCTGCTAGCAGCTTGCATGCCCGAGGAATTGGATTATAATACCTATGGGCGTGAAGAGCGTAACTTCTTGTCGGACAACAGCCTGCAAACGATCCGACACGTCCGGGTGTGCCCTTGAGTTGGCGCCGGACGTTCCTGAGAAGCTTGGGGAATCGGACCTATGGCCACTCATGTTCACCAGACCGGCTCGGCACCGGCGGGCGAAGCGGAGGATTCCTCTTCGCGACAGATCTTCGTGGTCGCCGCGCCCGGGCGTCAGACCCTGGGCTGGGTGATCGCCGTGCTCCTGGCCGTGATTGCCGCCGCCCTGATTATGCGTCTCGATGACGCCTCTCTACTGCGCTCAAGCTTGGCCCAGTCTACGCCGACAGGCGGTGGGCTGGCGGCTGGCGCTCGGTCGGTCTACGCGTTCACCGGACAACTGGACGGCAAGACCTACGGCCTCTTCATGATGGACGTGGACAGTGGTACGATATGGTGCTACGAGATCGCGAAGGGGCAGGCGGGCATGGGCTCCCATTTGAAGCTCGTGGCGGCTCGAAGCTGGATCTTCGATCGCTACCTGGAGGAGTTCAATGTCGCTGCCCCGACGCCAGCGGAGGTCCGGCAACTGGTCGAGCAGCAGCAGACCAACCGCCCTGGAGCGGCCGGTCCTGGTAATCAGAAGCCGCCCGCGAAACCCTGATCAGATGGCGGCATGGGAATCGAGGATTCCTCAGCGTAAAGGACGGATTATCTATGGCCAATAAGATGTACTACAACCTCGAGGAGGCAACCGCGAAGCTGGGCTGCACCGAGGATCAGTTGCGCGGGATGGTCCGAGCGGGCAGGCTGCGCGAGTTCCGCGATGCCGGCAAGGTGCACTACCGCGTCGACGATGTTGACAGACTGGCCTCTGTCAGCGGCGACAACGTCCAGCTTGAAGGCAGCGGCGAACTGACCTTATCCGTGGAGGACAGCCACGATCTGCCCGCCGCCAAGGGCGATTCCGGTGCGGGCAGGAAAGGCAAGTCCTCAGACAGCAACGCCCCGGTCGACCTGGGCGGCTCAGACAGTGGATTGTTGAGCCTCTCCGGCAGCGGCAGCGGCGAACTGCAGCTGGAGGACAGCGATACGGCCGCTCCGCCCGCCAAGCCCGGAAAGG contains the following coding sequences:
- the gpmA gene encoding 2,3-diphosphoglycerate-dependent phosphoglycerate mutase; the encoded protein is MYKVVLLRHGESDWNKQNRFTGWTDVDLSEVGIREATEAGAVLKKEGYTFDVAYTSVLKRAIRTLWMTLDQMDLMWIPAYRSWRLNERHYGALQGLNKAETAAKFGEDQVKIWRRSYDTPPPPLEKTDPRYPGADRRYADLTEGALPLTECLKDTVARFLPYWHDVIAPTVRLGKRVLIAAHGNSLRALVKYLDNISDQAIVELNIPTGMPLVYELDKELKPIKSYYLGDPDKVKAAMAAVAAQGKVKK